ctattcaggaaatctagactgcccaatttgactgcccctatttgcgggactagtgctgggcagacttatacggtctgtgccggggctggtggttgggaggcggggatagtgctgggcagacctataaggtctgtgccagagccggtggtgggtgggagggatagtgctgggcagtcttatacggtctgtgccagagctggtggttgggaggtggggttggtggttgggaggcggggattgggctgggcagacttatacggtctatgctggggctggtggttgggaggcgggactaatgctgggcagacttatatggtctgtgctagggctggtggttgggaggcaggactagtgctgggcagacttatacggtctgtgccagagctggtggttgggaggcggggttggtggttaggaggcggggatagggctggccagacttatatggtctgtgcactgaagaggacagtacaaataaaaaagtagcacatatgaattaatcttcttgggcagactggatggaccgtgcaggtctttttctgccgtcatctactatgttgcctgcctgtacatttgtcctttagattgtaagctcctttgagcagggactgtccttctatgttaaattgtacagcgcttcgTAACCCTAGtcgcgctttagaaatgttaagtagtagtagtaagtccatcaagcccagcatcctgtttcccaacagtcacaaatacctggcaagaagaTCCCgctaattttttctttttaagagcTGATACAATTTGGCTTTTTGCATCTTGAGCTCCTGTGCTAGAATTTCCTGGCCACTGATTTGCATTTAAATGCTTTTGTGCATAACTCTTACTCCGCTCGCGACTCTTAGCCTTGATCCCACCTGACGCGCTTGCGCAGTAGTAGAGTCCCGCCCCTCCCGCAGTGCGCAGGCGCCGCCGCTGCACGCCTAATGTTTCCGGGGCGCGTGTCCTGCTTTCCGGTTCTTTTCTCGCGCGCTGCCTCTGTTGCTGTGTGACTGTCGTGTGTCGCAGACATGGCGTACCGGGGTCAGGGCGGGCAGAAGGTGCAGAAAGTGATGGTGCAGCCTATCGTATCCTTATCTCTTTAACGCGCTTCCTGAATTACCGCGCTCCgtgttcccggggggggggggggggaagggaggggggtcggtAACCGCTGCCTTGGCAGTTATAGCGCGGGAAGAGCCTCCGGGAGGCCGATGCTCAAAGCCTATAACGCTGGTAAAACTGtaagtagggggagggggagggggagaacgtgCCTGGCAAAGGGTTTGGGTAAGTGCAGTTCTTGTGCTCACGGgccaccagggtttttttttttgttggtctgGACCTTTaatgcaacccctccccccccccccccccacatctccaTCTACTGTGGGGCAatctgaggcagtggcgtagccaagggtgggctggagtgggcccaggccctcccactttaggttcaggcccaccaagtagcagcatacctataatgtggctggcagggaccccaatccccaccagccaaaaactcccaacaactgtttgtgagagagggagaaaccaaaaatcacttgtaggacaaggtggagttctgcccacccaaacttgggtgtctggctacgcccctgggggaaTGCATGGTAATAGTTGCAATGGTCCAATGCCTACAACTCCCACAGTGAAGCCAACAGTGCAGAACCCagaacagttcagaacactggcTCGCCAATGCTCTAAGAAAATGTATTCAGATTATATGTGTTCTGTaaaagaaggggtgggggggtgtgcTTGGCGTCTGCACAGAAGAGTTTCATGGTAAGCCCCATAAGAGTCAAatctgggggtgcttgagcaccttcattactactactactattaaacatttctatagcgctactagacttacgcagcgctgtacaaatgaacatgaaaagacagtccctgctcaacagagcttacaatctaaattggacagacgaacagacagctaggggtggggaaattgtagtggcaggggtgataagtgagggtgttgagtaagagagtcatggttaggagtagcaaagaggtgggctttaaccctagacttgaagacagccagagactgagcctgacgtactggctcagggagtctattccaggcacagggagcagcgagatagaaggaatggagccaggagttagcagtgggggagaagggggacgacaggagacatttacccagcgaacggagttcacggggaggagtgtagggagagatgagagcggaaaggtactgaggagctgcggtgatttaaccagagctgacattgtgatgtcataatgcctcagtccaccaatgcctaagagccaacctcatcagtgatgtcacaatggcttgactgtcctatacttggctcaaagcagtgatttaaccagagctgacattgtgatgtcataatgcctcagtccaccaatgcctaagagtcaacctcatcagtgatgtcacaatggcttgactgtcctatacttggctcaaagcagtgatttaaccagagctgacattgtgatgtcataatgcctcagtccaccaatgcctaagagccaacctcatcagtgatgtcacaatggcttgactgtcctatacttggctcaaagcagtgatttaaccagagctgacattgtgatgtcataatgcctcagtccaccaatgcctaagagtcaacctcatcagtgatgtcacaatggcttgactgtcctatacttggctcaaagcagtgatttaaccagagctgacattgtgatgtcataatgcctcagtccaccaatgcctaagagccaacctcatcagtgatgtcacaatggcttgactgtcctatacttggctcaaagcagtgatttaaccagagctgacattgtgatgtcataatgcctcagtccaccaatgcctaagagtcaacctcatcagtgatgtcacaatggcttgactgtcctatacttggctcatactactactactactattaaacatttctatagcgctactagacttacacagcgctgtacaaatgaacatgaaaagacagtccctgctcaacagagcttacaatctaaattggacagacgaacagacagctaggggtggggaaattgcagtggtaggggtgataagtgagggtgttgagtaagagagtcatggtcaggagtcgaaagcagtagcaaagaggtgggctttaagcctagaagacagccagagactgagcctgacggaccagctcagggagtctattccaggcattcaTTGTGTGTgcccaaggaagggttatttccacttggcttagcacccccaataattttgaaaagttggctcctatggtaagCCCAGCTCCTCTGCACATGTGCcaggcaaacctgaaagtgaagcacacattagtctctaagcttttcaaaaaatatatatatatttttttttatttcaaaggcTTACATTTAAACgcaggaaacaggcaccaatgtgtgtgTTAATTTTGGAGTTTGCATTGACACACACATTTGTTTCTGACTACCAGCGCTTTAGGAGCTTGCATGGGCTTtcttttgctccccccccccccccccccaaaaaaaaaagaacagattttaaaaagggtttctctCTTCAAATGCCCTAATGCCTGCTTTGAGTTGGTGCTAGGTTTCAGCGGTAAGGGCAGCTTTGTTTTATGTACTGTtcgctgagcattgggagggaataggagaaGACCTCATTAACAACCATTTGATTACATTTGCATGCGgtttgcactaatctttggtgAGCGTATTGTCTCCCATGTTAGAGCCCTCTGAGAATTTTGCACTCACTAAAGCCagtgttaggttttgagcatcagccaactgaagtgcaagcacacaagtgctgttcttctgcacctGTAAATATGATGAGCCTTTCGAAAAATTGCAtttcaatttttgaaaggctcattttAAGCACAACAGGTGCTATTGTGCATTTTTGCTTTTGGTTTTGTGTGCTAGTCTGGTGCTAAATGCTTTTAATGCCGGCATTaggctttgagcatcagcccccagGTACCCTCCACCGTTCAAGAGTCTTTAACACAGCCCTTAGACTGAGAGTGGTTTTATATCATTGCTTATAATTAAGTAATATATTAGTGCATGGATAAAAGCAGGTCCAACacatactgcactttagtaaatggcTCCCTTATTTTCTGCCTCAGTGAATGGAGGATGAAGTAGTTGCCCAAAGTCACAGTGAGTATCGGAGGGATGTGTCGTTTCAGCCCTGGATTTCGTAAGTCTGGGCCCACTGCTCCAGGACTAGCCTAATTACTAGGCACACAGTGGTTTAGAACAGCAGCAACACTGCAATAATGATAAACCAGATTCAGTGTGGCTGATGCTTGAGCACATGCAGTTACTTAGGGCCTGCATAGCCCATCCCTTCTGAAACAAGATTCAGTGTAGCTAGCGCCAGGACTTGAGCCCCACAAGGCCTGGTGCTGGCTACACTGAATCTCATTTGGTGCAGCAAGCCTGGGTAGGAATTGGTAGCATCACAGCAGCATCTGTGTTGACCAGAAGTGAGGGTCAGCCCACAGGGGCCTGAACACTTGGAGAGAGGGATGGTGAAAGATAGGGAGATTCTGGAGACCATGGGGGCAGGAGAAGGGGGCTagagaaggagagatactggacactcggaggagaggaaggaaggagagaggcccTAAGTGAATTTTCTGCCATATGTCCACTCCCCATAATCCAGCATcagataggtttttttttttttgtcagctctacagtgctctgaccactagatTGCAAGTGGGAAACCAGAGTGGAGGGAGTGAGGGAAAGCAACAGGGTATAAATGTTTTACCTGTTCCAATTCTTGATTCTTTTGAAGCCTAGGTAGATGTTAAGAATATGATAAATGGTGCAATACATGACCTGTGTAATGTATTGCTCTTGCTACCTGCTTTGTTTTCTTTAACTCCTCCACAGAACCTCATCTTCAGATATCTGCAGAACGTAAGTTAACTGTTTTAAAGTCTTTTACAAGTTGGTGTACAATTTGTCTTTGAAGTTAGGGCATAGTGTTCCCCAATCGTGGTATTAACTGGATTAAAGAACATTCTGCTCTTCTGGTCATAAACTTTGTTGTGGTAACTGCACCGAAGTACAGCCAAACCCTGTCACTCAGCAGCCACTGGGAATTCTGCTTCCATTATGGCAATAGGCATTCTTAGGTTGGTGCAGGATACTACATAGCCTGCTCTAAGTGCTTTGCTTGACAAAAGATTCGCTCTGCTGTGCTAAGTCAAAAATGCAGCTAGATGCATTTTTCCTTGCTCTGTTTCTAATTTTTTGTTGACACGGAGCATATGAAGCTTGTTCATTTTACCTGTTGAGTGGTAAGAATGGAAATAAGACGGGGGGGGTTCACTCTTTTCACACCAgctttataattaaaaaaaaaatgccacacTGAGTCAGAGTAAGATTCACTGAGCCCAGCTTTCTGACCAACAGTAGCCAGTCTGGGTAGCAATATGGACTTGTCTGATCTGCTGTTGCCTTGTCCTCATCCTCTTCAAACCTTTTATCTGTCCCAATGCTGTATCAATAGCGATGAATGAGCATATGTAGGTATAGTCTTAACCCAGAGTCTCAGCTGGTGACTCTTGCCACACGAGGACCTCACCACCGTAACTGGGCAAATTCACCATCTGCTCTACTACCccgtttccccgaaagtaagacatcccccgaaaataagacctagtagaggttttcctgaattggtagatataaggcctcccccccaaaagtaagacctagcaaatttttgtttgaaagcagggccgcagaaAGCCGGacaagaagcgacaggtcttggctatctgctggatatgcgcagagaaggagagggaggagtcgaagatgactccgaggttgcgggcagatgaaatggggaggatgagggtgccatcaactgagctagagagtggagggagaggagaagtgggttttggtggaaagacgataagctcggtcttggacatgttcagtttcaggtggcggttggacatccatgcagcaatgtcggataagcagaaaagggggtctagatctgcaactattgcagttaaagacctcaaattttgggaaactttgtttaacacctgactcgcgcaacagataaaatttgaacaaaataggagaacatgatggtgggaacttttttttaattttagaccacttggcatggaatgacccattaATAAGATAAGAATCAGGTGCAGAATAATATGTTCTCACTAGTTACTACCTTCTGTTTTGGATGGCGTGTGTTAAACTTTGTTAAATTATTTGTACAATAGAAAACATGCAGCATATAAATGTGACGTAACCAGCTGGGAATTTAGTAGAATTGCACACTTCTCTCTTGCAGAGGTCCCGGATTCAGGTGTGGCTGTATGAGCAGGTGAACATGCGGATAGAAGGCTGCATTATTGTGAGTATTCTTGGACAGTTGTGTGATTCATTGTCTGAATGTTTGCTATGTTATTTTCTGTTCATCTTACTTTTCCTCAGTATAACATCCTGCAGCCACCCCTTGTAGTGGCTTGACTTCCAAAATATCTTGAATTTCCAGCAAAGCAGTCAGTAATGGTGGAAGAGTCCAGACTATGGATTGTTCGTATTTAACTCGCATCCGTTTTTCAGTGCcattagatatttttctgtccctagagggcttaaaaTCTAAGCTTTTTCCTGGGGCAGTGCAGGggcaccagtgggatttgaactgggattCCAGGTTGTGGAACTTAAGACAAGTGGTGACCTTGGTGGTGTTAGCAGTCCTGCAGCCATGTTGTTTTGCATATGAAGCCACATCAGAGTTTTTAAATACATAAAGGAAGTTACGAAAGAATGGGAGTCGGTTGTTCTTCCTTCACCTGAGATAGTCCATACCACAGAGGGATAATTATCCTAAGTGACTGCAAATTCCAGAGTCCTATCTGCAGATTTCACTATAGAGTTTCATGTCACATTAGGTAGTTGTTCTTTGTACTCAGAAAAAGCAATCCTCAACTAAATCATTGGTAAGTTTGTGTTGTGTgcgtgttttttgtttgtttttttcttcagggATTTGATGAGTATATGAATTTGGTGTTGGATGACGCAGAGGAACTTCACCTGAAAACCAGATCTCGGAAGCAGCTGGGTAGGTCCATACAATGAAGGCTGTTTTATAGATAGTTTGCTGTGTGGCCTTGGGATCCTGCTTGGATATTGTTCAGTGTCCTGTCAGCTTATACTGTGGCTCAGTCTGTTATTGCATCTGCTTTGAATCATGACTTTTGTCAGAGGCTTGATAACTTGAGAAGACAACCTTCCAGAACCTAATAACTATCTGTGATGATCCTAGTGGATCATGGAAAACTGTTTTGGTACACACAGAAGACTGGTTCATTCAGGAGATTAAATTGCCCTGTCTATGTTAAAGGAGAGATGAGTGAGCAGTCTAGTCCAGCATAGCCCAGAAGCCTTTACAAATGAAAGAATGTGATGTCTGAGTGGGTAAAACCTCTAGAGCCAGCGTGTGATTAGCTCAGCTGTGAGATGTTCTGGGTTGTTGTGATTGACAGAGGTTGCCTTCGATGTACTTAGTAAAAGGTGGAGTGAAGATGTCCAAAGCGTCTGTGGTTTTAATCGTCTCACTGTCATCTCTTGCAGGCCGTATCATGTTGAAAGGAGATAACATCACCTTACTGCAGAGTGTTTCCAACTAGATCCCATCATTATTGACCCGTAGCTAATTTTCATTACTGTGTGACATACTGATGCTAGAATTCATGTCAGTGAATGCAAGCTCCAGCTGAGAgtgaaggatggtggacatgtgggACATTTAACAAACAACGGAATCAGAAATAATTCTTCTGCATGGTCCCTTGGAGACCTGTGAAAACCTTGACCCTGATGTTTTTGATAATGTTCCCTTGTTTACAAGAGCCTTttgataaaatgctttttttttttgttaaacatgCCTGTAtattgaaatacatttttttcctcctttcccactCCCAGATAAGGCATATCTCAACTTAGAGGCAGGTGCTTTGGAAGTTTTCCTGACAAGTGGGTTGAAATTTTGATATAAGGTAGTGTGTTATGATGAGACGTGAGCAACCCTGCTGTTTTTGTATATCATTTGTGTTCAGTGTTCTGAGTAAGCATTACTTGCTGTTCTTCTGATGCTGAATACAAAATATATACACAGATATGCTCTGTTGCACCTGATTTTCTTTAGTGATTGACTTTGGAGCAGACATTCCCATGTAGTCTCCAAGTGCAGAAAGAACAGTACTTCTGACTGCAAGGTGCCAAGGAGGTTGAGAAAGTGAGGTTTCAAGAAGACTGCAACTGAGAAAAATCCCAGTTTTAAAATCTTTAGCCAAAATAACCTTTTTGTGTTAAATGGTGGGAGAGTTAAAAAACCATTTTGCAGGCCTTCACTGTTACAACATTTCTAGGACCCCAGGGCTCAAATTTAGATCTTCTGATCAATATCTGATATCATAGCAAAGGATCTCACAGTGAAATGACAGACAtgaaaatgaggttgaagggaccCAGACATGAAAATGTGACAATCCTAATTTCTTAGCAGAGATTACTCCCCAGCCTTCCCATGTATCCCTTCCATTGCATCtcctgaataggaggggagaggtaCAGCATTTCGCCATGGACAAGCAGAAAGGACTAGCTTTTCTAGAGCTTAGAAAGGTCTGACTCATTTCCTTTCCAGTCCATTCTGTTTGCCCTGCCAGACAAATGAGTCGTCTTTTGCTCCTGTGTTGTTGTGGTGGGGgttcaggtctacaaaattctgagtggcgtacaatgagtagaagtaaatcgatttttttattcgttgcaaaagtacaaagactagggtacattcgaggaagttacacagaaaaacttttaaaacaaataggaggaaatattttttcactcaacgaatagttcagctctggagctctttgccagaggatgtggtgacagcagttagtgtgtctgggtttaaaataggtttggacaaattcctggaggaaaagtccatagtctgctattgagacagacatgggaagcaactgcttggcctgagatttgtagtatgaagtgttgccacaatttgggtttctgctaggtacttgtgacctggcttggccacggtttggaaaacaggatactgggctagatgaaccattggctactcttatgttgagttttaaaaatacattcctttcatttttatttattctccaAGACTCCTGTGATGAAGTTGAGAAGATCAGTCCCTCTGGGGACTTTTGCTTTGTAGCAAGAATCCAGCAGGCCTGCATAGTGGGAGAAATTTGTCACTGTTGGACCAACCTGCCCCTCCTGGGGAAGTCAGAGACGTGACCCTCAATACCAGGGATCTTTTCCTCCACTGATCCCATGACTAGGGCAGCTTGACCTTGCTGACCTCCATGGCTTACGCCCCATGGCTATAATGCCAGATCCCAGGTCATCTCTGGAGAAGCAGTGGGCAGTACTCCAACTGAGCCTTCCACATGTGTGCCTCTTGGCTGCACCTTTAACTGATCTCTTCCTGCAAGGGTGCCCAGGGTTAAGACTCTCATATAAATAAGTGCCTCATCATCTCTCCAGACTATACCTGACAAGTGGGTATATgctctcctaccagcagagggagacagagaactaTCAAGTCATGTCACACTATATAAGGCCCTGTTCAGCCCTGGGGTAGCTAGTATTTTTCAGGCTCCCaatttaggcacaccatgtttgacaccatgtaaaaaaaaaaaaaaagttaattcttTGATAAGAGAGAGAACATCTTAAATTCCATTTTTCTATAagaacagatttttaaaaatttgagtcTTTTGGTCTTTGCACCCCAGGGGTGTAAACTCTAACTGGTCAGGTCCTTCCCCTGAccttaaccccctccccctattATACTGGGAGGTTGAGTGTCTCCCAGGGTAGGAAAGGgacagctggtgggggggggggggggggaagagggagtctTTTGtttcaggagagagagagtgcctTGGGCTTTGCTATGGGAGGCATGTTTTGGCTGGGCACTGCAGGGATTGGTTTTAGGTATGATGGCTGCTCTGTTGGATAAGGTATGCTGCTTCGCTGCTTCACTGCTTCTGCTGCATGGTGAACTTGTG
The sequence above is a segment of the Microcaecilia unicolor chromosome 12, aMicUni1.1, whole genome shotgun sequence genome. Coding sequences within it:
- the SNRPE gene encoding small nuclear ribonucleoprotein E translates to MAYRGQGGQKVQKVMVQPINLIFRYLQNRSRIQVWLYEQVNMRIEGCIIGFDEYMNLVLDDAEELHLKTRSRKQLGRIMLKGDNITLLQSVSN